One Temnothorax longispinosus isolate EJ_2023e chromosome 8, Tlon_JGU_v1, whole genome shotgun sequence genomic region harbors:
- the LOC139817263 gene encoding uncharacterized protein isoform X2, which yields MYRNENYETDIKYTIQLNRVIFSLLGIWPETEPTFLKYLKELSLILGCYFILAFELIPTILFVVFVEKRLVVRMKLVSSIMFTILAVLKYSSLVLSKNQVRNCLTRVKDDWQNVSSMSERNSMIDKARTARRLLILCGIFMYTSGLYFRTVVPLSRGKSVTDQNVTIRHLPCPSYFILFNGQISPVYEIVFFIQFLAGMIKYTITVAICSLAALLVMHICGQLEILMALTDNMVNEMEEKQLDRKLTLIVEHQIRMRNFLKLAQSTLEHTSLMEVLGCTIILCFLGHDIIMEWKNQNVISLFSSVTLLTSIGFNLYIFCFIGEQLSVEGERLALTVCTLDWYRLPNAKARSLVLVIAMSIVPTKIRAGKFFDLTIRTFGDFFVGDIKIK from the exons atgtatcgaaATGAAAATTACGAAaccgatataaaatatactatacAATTAAATCGCGTCATTTTCAGTCTATTGGGCATCTGGCCGGAGACAGAGCCCACCTTTCTAAAATATCTCAAGGAACTTTCGCTGATATTAGGCTGCTACTTTATTCTCGCTTTCGAGCTAATTCCGACAATCTTGTTCGTAGTGTTCGTAGAAAAACGACTTGTCGTCAGAATGAAACTTGTATCGTCTATAATGTTCACGATACTTGCAGTCCTCAAGTATAGCAGCCTGGTACTCAGCAAGAACCAAGTAAGAAATTGTCTGACGCGAGTGAAGGACGATTGGCAAAATGTCTCCAGCATGAGCGAGCGCAATTCCATGATTGACAAAGCCAGGACTGCGAGACGTTTGCTCATTCTGTGCGGTATATTCATGTACACCTCTGGCTTGTATTTTCGTACGGTCGTGCCGTTAAGCAGAGGAAAGTCCGTCACCGATCAGAACGTCACGATCAGGCACTTGCCGTGCCCGAGTTATTTCATTCTGTTCAACGGGCAAATCAGTCCCGTTTACGAAATCGTGTTCTTTATACAGTTTCTCGCCGGAATGATTAAGTACACCATCACAGTGGCGATCTGCAGTCTCGCCGCTCTGCTCGTCATGCATATATGCGGGCAGCTGGAAATCCTGATGGCATTAACAGACAACATGGTAAACGAAATGGAGGAGAAACAATTGGACAGAAAGCTGACCTTGATCGTAGAACATCAGATCAGAATGCGGAA TTtcttaaaattggcgcagagCACTTTGGAGCATACGAGCTTGATGGAAGTATTGGGATGtacgataattttatgtttcttaGGACACGATATTATCATG GAGtggaaaaatcaaaatgttatATCTTTGTTCTCCTCTGTTACTCTACTCACGTCAATTGGGTTCAacctttatatattttgttttatcggTGAACAACTTTCTGTAGAG GGAGAGAGATTAGCATTAACAGTGTGTACGTTGGATTGGTATCGTCTTCCGAATGCAAAAGCACGATCATTGGTTTTAGTCATAGCCATGTCGATCGTCCCGACGAAAATTAGAGCCGGGAAGTTCTTCGATCTTACTATCAGAACTTTCGGAGAT TTCTTCGTCGGCGACATCAAGATCAAGTAG
- the LOC139817263 gene encoding odorant receptor 4-like isoform X1 yields MYRNENYETDIKYTIQLNRVIFSLLGIWPETEPTFLKYLKELSLILGCYFILAFELIPTILFVVFVEKRLVVRMKLVSSIMFTILAVLKYSSLVLSKNQVRNCLTRVKDDWQNVSSMSERNSMIDKARTARRLLILCGIFMYTSGLYFRTVVPLSRGKSVTDQNVTIRHLPCPSYFILFNGQISPVYEIVFFIQFLAGMIKYTITVAICSLAALLVMHICGQLEILMALTDNMVNEMEEKQLDRKLTLIVEHQIRMRNFLKLAQSTLEHTSLMEVLGCTIILCFLGHDIIMEWKNQNVISLFSSVTLLTSIGFNLYIFCFIGEQLSVEGERLALTVCTLDWYRLPNAKARSLVLVIAMSIVPTKIRAGKFFDLTIRTFGDIVKTIVTYVNFIRKMMD; encoded by the exons atgtatcgaaATGAAAATTACGAAaccgatataaaatatactatacAATTAAATCGCGTCATTTTCAGTCTATTGGGCATCTGGCCGGAGACAGAGCCCACCTTTCTAAAATATCTCAAGGAACTTTCGCTGATATTAGGCTGCTACTTTATTCTCGCTTTCGAGCTAATTCCGACAATCTTGTTCGTAGTGTTCGTAGAAAAACGACTTGTCGTCAGAATGAAACTTGTATCGTCTATAATGTTCACGATACTTGCAGTCCTCAAGTATAGCAGCCTGGTACTCAGCAAGAACCAAGTAAGAAATTGTCTGACGCGAGTGAAGGACGATTGGCAAAATGTCTCCAGCATGAGCGAGCGCAATTCCATGATTGACAAAGCCAGGACTGCGAGACGTTTGCTCATTCTGTGCGGTATATTCATGTACACCTCTGGCTTGTATTTTCGTACGGTCGTGCCGTTAAGCAGAGGAAAGTCCGTCACCGATCAGAACGTCACGATCAGGCACTTGCCGTGCCCGAGTTATTTCATTCTGTTCAACGGGCAAATCAGTCCCGTTTACGAAATCGTGTTCTTTATACAGTTTCTCGCCGGAATGATTAAGTACACCATCACAGTGGCGATCTGCAGTCTCGCCGCTCTGCTCGTCATGCATATATGCGGGCAGCTGGAAATCCTGATGGCATTAACAGACAACATGGTAAACGAAATGGAGGAGAAACAATTGGACAGAAAGCTGACCTTGATCGTAGAACATCAGATCAGAATGCGGAA TTtcttaaaattggcgcagagCACTTTGGAGCATACGAGCTTGATGGAAGTATTGGGATGtacgataattttatgtttcttaGGACACGATATTATCATG GAGtggaaaaatcaaaatgttatATCTTTGTTCTCCTCTGTTACTCTACTCACGTCAATTGGGTTCAacctttatatattttgttttatcggTGAACAACTTTCTGTAGAG GGAGAGAGATTAGCATTAACAGTGTGTACGTTGGATTGGTATCGTCTTCCGAATGCAAAAGCACGATCATTGGTTTTAGTCATAGCCATGTCGATCGTCCCGACGAAAATTAGAGCCGGGAAGTTCTTCGATCTTACTATCAGAACTTTCGGAGAT ATCGTTAAGACGATTGTGacgtatgttaattttattcggaAAATGATGGACTAG